Sequence from the Candidatus Eisenbacteria bacterium genome:
GCTGCGGCTCACGTCGGCATCGGCGCTCAACCGGGGCAGGGCGCCCGAGAGCGCCTGGCCGGCCCGCGCGCGGGCGGCGTCGTAGGAAGCCTCGGCGGAGCGCAACGAGGGCTGCCGCTGGAGGGCGATCCGGATGCACGTGTCGAGGTCCAGGGTGTCCGCGGGAGCCTGCGCCCGGGCCGGCCCGGTCAGGGCGGCATAGGCCAGGAGCGCGCAGAAGCTCGATACGAAGCGATGGCTGGTATTCAATGGCCTGCCTTCCCGGTGCGGCGGCGCAGGAGGGTGATCCCGGGAACGTGGGCTCGCTGGCGGCCCGGGCACGAGGCGTCGCCGATAGTGGATGGATTGGTGAACTCTACCCTAGGACGTGACCCCTCCGCAAACCGTTGCCCCCTCTTTGAACCAGTGTCCGGCGGGCGTCCAATGGACGTACCATGGGGGCATGAAGTTCCCCGACCGCCGGGAACTTCCCCCGGCAACTCGACGTCCAACGTCCGATCGACGGTCACGTGCCCGTGGTCCGGCGATCGGAGGTGGTGGGGGATCCCCCGGTGGGTCGGACCGGGGCCCCCGTCGCCCCTGGGCGGGCTCACACCCGCCCAGGGGCCCATCCCGCACCGGGGCGGCGCCCGCGGGGAATCGGGGGGCGCCGGGCCGCCCGTGAACGAGTCCGGCGGTCCGTGCTGCCCACCCCATCCGGAGAGTGTCCGATCGCCTCGATGGACCCGCAGTTGATCGCCGCCGCCCGGCAGGGCGATCCGGATGCCTTCCGGGCCCTGTACGACACGCTGGTGTTTCCCGTGACCCGCGTGGTGCGCGCCCTGGTGCGCGACCGCGACGTCGCGGACGACGTGGTGCAGGAGACCTTCGTCTCCGTCTTCCGGGGCCTGGGAGACTTTCGCAGCGATTCGGAAATCGGGACCTGGGTGACGCGCATCGCGCTCAACCGCGCGCGCGACGCGCTGCGGCGGCGCAAGCGGGCGCCGCGCTCGCTGGACGCGCTGGAGGCGGAGGACGGCCGGCCGCTCGACGAGCGCGCCGACTTGGCCGCCTCGGAGAGACCCGCGAGCGATCCCTGGCTGGCGCGACTGCTGCGCGCCCAGATCGACCGCCTGCCGCCGGAGTTCCGCGATTGCTTCCTGCTGCGGGAGGCGGGCGGGCACTCGTACGAGGAGATCGCAGAAATCATGGAAATCCCGGTCGGTACAGTTCGGTCCAGGCTGCTGCGGGCCCGCGAGCGCCTGCGCGCCGCGCTGGGCCCGGCGCTCCGGGAGGAGCGGGAGTGAGCATGCGACCCGTGGCGTGTGACCTGGAGCAGCTCCAGGACCACTTCGACGGACGGCTCGATGCGGCCGCCTCGGCGGCGGTGATGGCGCACGTCCAGGCCTGCCCGGAATGTGACGAAGCGCTGTCGGCGTGGGGCGCGATGCGGCGCGCGGTGGCGGAGCTCCCGGTCGCGGACACCGCCCACGTCCTCGCGTGGCCCGGGATCGCCCGCCGCGTGGACCGGCGGCACGACACGGCGGCGGGCTGGCTCCGCGCGGGCTGCGTCGCGGCCGGGCTCGCGATCGTGCTCGCGCTGTGGCAGCTGTTGAGCGTCCCGCCCGCGGGCCGGCTGTCCGCCGCGGGCGCATGGGACGAGCTCGCCCTGCAGTCCTCCGACGCGCGGCAGCAATGGATGCTGTCGAACCTGCCGCTGCCCGAGGACCAGTTTGGCGGCGCGCCGCCCAAGGAGGCCCGCCCATGAGGCGTACGCTGGAGTTGCGCACCGCTCTGCTGATCATGGGGCTGCTTCTGCTGGTCGGCCTGGTGGGCGGCGTGCTGCTCGACCGGCTGGCGTGGGAGTACGGGTTCCTGCGCGGCCGGCCCGAGCGCATGGAGGGCCGGCTCATGGACCGGCTTCAGAGGGAGCTCTCTCTTACCGCGGGGCAGCGCACTGCGGTGGACTCACTGTTCCACGAGCACCGGAGCAGGATCGAGCGTCTGCGGAAGGTCGTCGAACCGATGTTCTCATCGCGGCAGGACTCCCTGGACGCGGCGCTGGCCCGGGTGCTCAGCCCGGCCCAACTCGAGAAGCTGCAAAAGCTTGCCCCGCGTCATGGCCGGCGCCATCACGGGATCTTCGGGTTCCCGGGACCGGGAAGCCGGGCCCACGGCCCGCGCGACACTGGAGGGGCCCCGCCGAGCCCTGGCCGTTAGGCCCGTGGCCGCCCGGAGCCCCTCCCCGGGCGGCCATGCCGACCCGGGCACCGTCCGGCGAACCCCCAGCAGAAACTCGCGTTGACACCGCTTGCAGGCCCGCTTACGATTAACATCAGCTTGAGGACAACTCAGCCCTCGGGTCGCAGTGAATTTCTCCAAATGTGTCGGGATGGCCGCGCGGCGCGCGGCCCGCTGCGGAGGCAACGCGCAGCACGTCGCCGGAATTGTGGAGAATTCCGGTTCGCGACTTCCACGAAGCGCCTTCGCCCGACAGCAAGAAGGTGACCGGACCATGAGACACACACGTATCACCCAGGCCGGGATTCCGATGTGGATTCTCCTGGCGGTGTTCTCGGTCAGCTTCCTGCTAACGTATCTCCCCTCCCCATGCGCCGCAGGAACTGAACCGACCGCACCCGGGACCACGATTTCGACCAAGGGTGGTCCGGACGATCCCGACGATGGCAAGGGCGACGGGCATGGCATCCCGGGTCCTGGCGTGACGTCGATCCGTCCGCGCACCCCGCAGATCGGAATCAGCAGTCCCAGCACGCCGCCCGCCGCACCGGGCATTCACGCTCCCAAGGTCGTGATGCTGCCCGGCGAACGCGGATTCAGCCTCTGGCTGATGGCGCTGCGGACCTTCATCCACGTGGCGGTGCAGGTCCGGTAACGGGCCTGGCACGGACAAGAGCCCATGAGTCTGCCCGAGCCCTTCCGAGCCGACGCGGAAACCGGCGTATTGCCGCAGGACCTCCTGCGCGCCGAAGAAGCCATCCTGCGGGGTGACTTCGACGGCGCGTGGGCGGCCTGCGACGCGCTGGAGTCCCGCGGCGAACTGGGGACGGACCCGAGGGTGCGCGCGGCGACGCTGCTGGTGCGCTGCCGCGTGGACCGCGTGCGCGGCGAGTATTCGCGCGCGCTCGAGGCGGGCGAAGAGGCCTTCCTTCTCCTCAAGCCGCTCGACGACCCGGCACTGCTGGCGCGCTGCCACTCCCGCCTGGGAGCGGTGCACTACCGGCTGGGCAACGCGGAGGACGCGGAGCGGCATTACCGCGCCGCGCTGCATCTCTACGAATGGGACGCCCCCGACGCCCGCGGCCGGGCGGTGGCGCACAATAACCTCGGCGTGCTGTTCGTGCAGCGCGCCCAGTGGACCCTGGCGCTGGACCACCTCGCCCGCGCCATCGCCATCGCGGAAGACCTGCACCTCGACGACAAGCTGGGTACCTGGCTGCTCAACCTGGGTTACGCGCACGTTCGCGCCGGCAACTGGAGCGACGCGCAGACGGCCCTCGAACGCGGCAGGGAGCTGACCGCGGCGTTCCCGCTGCACCAGGCGCGCGCGCACATCGCCCTCGCCATGCTGGCGCTGCAGATCCGCGACTTCCCGGTGGCCCTCGCCCAGCTGCAGGCCGCGCTGGACATCGCGCGGCCCCGGGGGCACGCCCGCGAGGAGGCGATCGCCGAGGAAGTGTGGGGCGACCTGCTGTGCGAGCAGGGCGCGACCCAGGAGGCGCTCAGCCACTACCAGCGCGGGCTCGCCATCGCCCGGCTGCACGCGCCCGCGGGCGACGTGACGGCCGAGGTGGAGCGGCGCCTGGCGCAGGCCTGCGTGGCGCTGAACCAGCCGCGCGAGGCCATCGAGCACGCCCACGCCGCCATCGAGGTGGGCACGCGGATCATGGACCCCATCGAAGTCGGCGCCGCCTACCGCGCGCGCGGCGAGGCGCAACTGCTCCTGGGCGACCGCGGCGCGGCGCGCCGCAGCTTCGACCTCTCGGTGCACACGCTGGTCCGCGTGGAGGCCCGCCTGGAGCTGGCATTCACGCTCAAGTCGCTCGGCGGCTTCCTGGTCCGGCACCCCGAGCACCAGCGCATGACCGGGGAGGAGAAGAGCTCGCTGTTCGAAGCGCGCAACCTCTTTATGCGGCTCGGTATGGACCACCTGGTGCGGCAGGTGGACTTCGAGTTGTCCGAGATCGAGCGCACCCGCGGGCTGTTCGTGCGCCGCTTCGGCCCCAACGCGGTCGAGGAGGACGCGCCCAAGCTCACCTCCCAGCAGCAGTTGGCCGGGTTCCTCACGCTCGACCAGCGCGTGCTGGCGGACCTGCGCGTTTGCGCCGAGACCTCGGCGAAGGTGCTGCTCGAGGGTGAGACTGGCACGGGCAAGGAGATGTTCGCGCGCTCCATCCACGCGCTCTCCGACCGCTGGGACAAGCCGTTCGTGGTGCTGGACTGCGCCGCGCTCCCCGAGGGCATCGCCGAGAGCGAGTTGTTCGGCC
This genomic interval carries:
- a CDS encoding sigma 54-interacting transcriptional regulator, whose product is MSLPEPFRADAETGVLPQDLLRAEEAILRGDFDGAWAACDALESRGELGTDPRVRAATLLVRCRVDRVRGEYSRALEAGEEAFLLLKPLDDPALLARCHSRLGAVHYRLGNAEDAERHYRAALHLYEWDAPDARGRAVAHNNLGVLFVQRAQWTLALDHLARAIAIAEDLHLDDKLGTWLLNLGYAHVRAGNWSDAQTALERGRELTAAFPLHQARAHIALAMLALQIRDFPVALAQLQAALDIARPRGHAREEAIAEEVWGDLLCEQGATQEALSHYQRGLAIARLHAPAGDVTAEVERRLAQACVALNQPREAIEHAHAAIEVGTRIMDPIEVGAAYRARGEAQLLLGDRGAARRSFDLSVHTLVRVEARLELAFTLKSLGGFLVRHPEHQRMTGEEKSSLFEARNLFMRLGMDHLVRQVDFELSEIERTRGLFVRRFGPNAVEEDAPKLTSQQQLAGFLTLDQRVLADLRVCAETSAKVLLEGETGTGKEMFARSIHALSDRWDKPFVVLDCAALPEGIAESELFGHVRGAFTGAIRDQEGLVLAADGGTFFIDEVGELTPRLQLKLLRLLQEQTIKPVGGRTTREVDIRIIAATNRDLRTEVEAGRFRKDLYYRLKGMYVHLPPLRERREDVRLLAEHLLTYYANKHHRTFTVNPGLLQALTQYDWPGNVRELESEVENLVARVQSGGELTPELLSADVRRKVWTGGADHVGLKTQLREMEMQSVSEALRRHGGNKSAAARSLGITRKTLARKLASVSLDG
- a CDS encoding sigma-70 family RNA polymerase sigma factor, with amino-acid sequence MLPTPSGECPIASMDPQLIAAARQGDPDAFRALYDTLVFPVTRVVRALVRDRDVADDVVQETFVSVFRGLGDFRSDSEIGTWVTRIALNRARDALRRRKRAPRSLDALEAEDGRPLDERADLAASERPASDPWLARLLRAQIDRLPPEFRDCFLLREAGGHSYEEIAEIMEIPVGTVRSRLLRARERLRAALGPALREERE
- a CDS encoding zf-HC2 domain-containing protein translates to MSMRPVACDLEQLQDHFDGRLDAAASAAVMAHVQACPECDEALSAWGAMRRAVAELPVADTAHVLAWPGIARRVDRRHDTAAGWLRAGCVAAGLAIVLALWQLLSVPPAGRLSAAGAWDELALQSSDARQQWMLSNLPLPEDQFGGAPPKEARP